Sequence from the Candidatus Methylomirabilota bacterium genome:
AAGCCTCCCGGGCGGCGGTCGGGCGCATCCTCGTCGCCGTCCTGCTGATCATCGACGGGACACGCGTGGAGTAGAATGAACACGCGATGAGCGACGGCGTCCGCGTGCGCTTCGCGCCGAGCCCGACCGGCCACCTGCACGTCGGCGGTGCCCGCACCGCGCTGTTCAACTGGCTCTTCGCGCGCCACCACGGCGGACGCTTCATCCTGCGCATCGAGGACACCGATCGCTCGCGCTCGACCGACGCGAACCTCGACCTCATCCTCGACGCCCTGCGCTGGCTCGAGCTCGACTGGGACGAGGGGCCGCCGGCGACGGGCTACCGTCAGACCGAGCGCTTCGAGCTGTATCGGGCTCACGCCGAGCGGTTGGCGGCGACCGGCCGCGCGTACTACTGCGACTGCCCGCCGGCCCAGCTCGAGGCCGAGCGCAAGGCGGCCGAGGCCCGGAAGGAGACGTTTCGCTACTCGGGCCGGTGCCGCGAGCGGGGCCTCGTCGCCGGCGCCCTGCGCCTGCGCA
This genomic interval carries:
- the gltX gene encoding glutamate--tRNA ligase, which produces MSDGVRVRFAPSPTGHLHVGGARTALFNWLFARHHGGRFILRIEDTDRSRSTDANLDLILDALRWLELDWDEGPPATGYRQTERFELYRAHAERLAATGRAYYCDCPPAQLEAERKAAEARKETFRYSGRCRERGLVAGALRLRIPATGATVVQDLINGPVEFDHRQLDDWILVRTDGTPTYNFCVVVDDVDMRISHVIRGNDHLSNTPKQVLCYEALGYAVPEFAHVS